tggATTTTCCTTTGTGGCCGCGCCCAGGGAGgctggctacagttccatggaccttggaactttttaataatatgtgcaactgttgtcacaggagcatcaagctgcttggagatggtcttgtggcctttacctttaccatgcttgtctattattttctttctgatctcctcagacaacactctcctttgctttctctggtccattttcagtgtggtgcacacaatgataccaaacttactactttcctccatttaaataggctgaatgaatgattacaagattggagatgtGTGATACttattaaagaaactaattagtttggaatatcactattaTTTGGAATCCAgtaatttattatcttttctaaggggtaccaacaaatgtgtccaggccattttagaatatatttgtagaatgagcaataaggTAAGCTGAAACAAATTAGTTATTTCATTTTCTTGTCCTTGAATAACACTGTATCGGGCAAAAGGTCTGCACACAAACAGCACACAGTTAGAAAAACAGGGGATAAGCTAAACTAAAATTAATCTAAATACTCCTTTATTAAACTTACTGTGCGAATACAAATACCTATATTAAAATCTGTAATCTAAGCTATAGAAAAAAGATAATTTAATAGAACAATATCTAAGCTCAAACTATAATTAATTCCCCACAAATATAGACCACAGTAGTAATCATATACATAAaccaagaaaaagaagaaagcccTTCCAGGACAGCCTATCAGCAAGAGAGGGGTAATGAAACAAGTTattgaaaataactgcatcTTAGCTCTACTTCTTTTTCCACAGCTCTACAAAGACCCTCACGAAATCAAAATTAGTAATACTTAGCTTCTCAGTGCTTTTCTCCTTATAGCAGCTACTCTACCATCCGGCACGACACTCGCTGGGTGCCTCCTCCTGCCTCAATCCCAGGCTCCAGCAGACTCAGGATGtttaaaagaaaaggaaaggaaaagggATGCTACCAGCAGTGTTGTCTGCCCGCTCCTGGCTGTGCTGTCACTCACCCTCCAGTGCTGCCTACTGCGTCTCTACTCCCATTGTTGCTTGGTGTTCTGCCTCTGCCTCAATCACAGGGGAAGGGAACACAAAGGCAGTAGCCGCCATGTTCACGCCTTGAAAGCTAGTTTGGTAGCAGATCATACCGGGGAGTTCAATTCCACATCTCCCATTTTCCGGGGCCTCCATAAGTGGTCTGGGGTACTTTCTCCACCTCTCTCCACTGGCCCAATAGTCCTGTCCCTGCCACTCTGGCTGCTGCCCAGCCTCTCCTTCTTCTCATTCCCTATTTCCCCTTGTTCCCCCTTCCCCTTATTTCTCCCTTCTCCTCCATCCTGCCCCCTCCCCACATTCAGAATAATAAtgccttaaaataataatataattcagATTGAAATCATAGACCAGATATTCTGTTCAGAGTTGGTTTATTTCAGTTAAAGCAAACATACATACTGACAAAGTTAGGGAAATGTAACATGTTAAATCACATATAAAAGATGAATATGCAAAGCTTTaggtatatttgtattaattgttattAGAACAAATTACAAATCACAATCCAGTGTTAAGAAGAGCTAATGTATCCTCTTTTTGGCAGTTGTATTGAAAGCTGAATTACTACACAATATAATTGCCTTTATTGTTAATGGGCCTACATTTATTAGCCAACACAATGCCAAACTTTTCTTGAAGCACCTTCTCCACTTCTTCATCAGTCACAGTGGACATCTGGAAGAGGTCAACCCCATTCTGGTAGTTAAAGGTGACCTCACTATCGGTCAAACCAACGAGGGCTCTGAACCCTGTAGGCGTCTGCAGGGAGTAGATGGACTCGTGGATGAACAGGGATTCTGGAGACGTCTGGAAGTATTGGGCTGTTGGCACGAAGTGATCAACGCTACGTGGTGTCAGagtgaaacaatacattttcctaACTGGACTTTTGTCTAGCAGAGAGGAATTAGTAAATTTCTCCTTTGGAATATGGGGCTTTCTTCCACTTTTCTCCAAGGCCCAGATTCCATTATCTTCTATAAGGCGGAAAACGGCAGGAAGTTGAGGTTGATCTTTCCTAGAAATTAGCTCAAGGGGCTCCCATATTTGGGAGCAGATGGACTTGTTGGTGAACAGGGATTCTGGAGACGTCTGGAGGTATTGGGCTGTTGACACAAAGTGCTCAACCCTACGTGGTGTCAGAGTGAAACAATAGATGTTCCTGTCTAGATGTATGTCTATCAGAGGGGAATTGGCCAAGTTTTCATACAGAATGTGCcttgccttgttgatgctagaggtcagaggagaatgggccgactgattcaagctgatagaagagcaactttgactgaaataaccactcgttacaaccgaggtatgcagcaaagcatttgtgaagccacaacacgtacaaccttgaggcggatgggctacaacagcacaagaccccaccgggtaccactcatctccactacaaataggaaaaagaggctacaatttgcacaagctcaccaaaattggacagttgaagactggaaaaatgttgcctggtctgatgagtctcgatttctgttgagacattcagatggtagagtcagaatttggcgtaaacagaatgagaacatggatccatcatgccttgttaccactgtgcaggctggtggtggtggtgtaatggtgtgggggatgttttctaggcacactttaggccccttagtgccaattgggcatcgtttaaatgccacggcctacctgagcattgtttctgaccatgtccatccctttatgaccaccatgtacccatcctctgatggctacttccagcaggataatgcaccatgtcacaaaggtcgaatcatttcaaattggtttcttgaacatgacaatgagttcactgtactaaactggcccccacagtcaccagatctcaacccaatagagcatctttgggatgtggtggaacgggagcttcgtgccctggatgtgcatcccacaaatctccatcaactgcaagatgctatcctatcaatatgggccaacatttctaaagaatgctttcagcaccttgttgaatcaatgccacgtagaattaaggcagttctgaaggcgaaagggggtcaaacacagtattagtatggtgttcctaataatcctttaggtgagtgtatacatgtATTGTCATTTTCAAGATGTGTACAACAAATCCTTTAAGTGtactttttcaaattaaatacatgatAAAGTTATACATTCCTTTTTAATGTGTGCTTCTTGTTCAATAGAGTAAAATATTTCCGAAACAGCAGAAAATGTCTGCCATTAAATAGGGCAAAAGTTGTTCATCCTCCTTAATGGTGTCAGGAAACTACAAAATCCTGCAGATTAAGTATCTTTATGTACGCACTGACATTTTctcatttatataaatatttaggtTCTTGCATATGAAACAGAGTtaattctgaatgttttttttatatttatattttttttaaccaaaagATATCCTTCTACATGATTCTATGAATGCTTTTAATCTAAATCTGAAAGATTCACTTACCATGACTAAGTGAGGTAGTGCTGCTGCTTTAAAGATTCAAGAAAATCTGACAAAAATGTATCAGAGATTCAGAGATCTTCAGCAAAGGCAAGCGGAGCTACAGGCGTTTCCAGTGACTGCACTTTGAATAAGACGAGCATTAAATTGACATCACTGACACACAGGAAGCCTGGGATAACAGAGAGCTAGTCTGGGAAAggcaaatacagaaaaacaagttcaattccttttcttttctatttttcatACTTCAAGTGAAAACTGACCGTTTTCTACTGCTGCTGCCAGTCACTGCACAATTGCGGGAAAcgcaacaaacacattaagaCCCTAAACAGCACCCGTGTAAAGACCAGTGCGAAACAAACCAGACATCTGATCTTCGTGAAGgactggaaaagaaacattagcTCTATGCCTGTGTTTCTGGAAATGTTTTATTCCCTGTCTTTTTGCAGTTGATTTTGCTGTTACCTATTGGgaaatgtaaccgctgcagGTTTGCAGTTGAGCTCATAGTTCCGGGTTTGCTTCGGACAGTGACATGTGCCCTTCATGCAGAAGCAGGTGCACAACAAGTATAAATGTTATTTGTCCATAATGCACAGACCAATATGTGGTTTATGGCAATAGTctgttttcttcatgtattatAGAAAtgtctatttgttttttaataaaagctTAGACATATTTAGTATTGGTATAGGACATATTATTTAGCCTTACCTGTAGGACTAGGTATCGGCACTGATCTCTCGATTCGATTCTATTTCGAGTCACAAGGTCCCGATTAGATTCTATTTCGATTCGATTCGATTCGATTTCTAATTAATTTGGGAATCGTGATAATTACAATACCAATATTGCTTATGAGAGAGATTCTCTGAGCATGAATGCTATGAACTGCACAGGGATCCCTCTAACTTAAATAACATGGTAGATTACTAAAGATGAATGTTAAACATTGACGACCAGGCccaaaacattacattgaattgttttttatttaacaaatatatataactaaaatgtaaaaaggcCCCTGAATTGTCATCACCTTTCACCCCTTTACCACACCGTTGGCTGGGGGGCCGATCTAGTAATGAAGAGCTGGGGGGGGAGGGCTATCGCATATTGTCCTTGTTTTTTCTGAGAacttattttagcaaattcctgccttttttatttacaCAGGCTCCTGCACAGACCTGATCTGCTCAGGTACTCAGGTAAACTTTGCTCTCCTTGCCCCTTTTATCATCATCCTTGGTCGCCAGGTCCATCTGCTTTCTCACACCATGGTTGTTGTTTgtcaatattttgtttgtttcacagtttTGATCTCATTGTAACCTCTGGCTAGGATCCTGCTTTTAACCAATTTACTACAACAGAAAATATCTTTTCAAATCATTATACACAACAGAGCCATTGTGACATTTCCCTGGCATGGTCTACATATGAACCTTAAAACTCGACCGATGTGTCAAGAAATCATTAAATCAATTGGTAACGAATACAGATCTTAAAACAAACTGATTAATTACCACTAAATAAGGTTTATAATGTCTGAAACAGGTAGGCAACCATGATGCTGCAGGGAACAAAGATTTCTGGTGTTTCTTTACCCCAAGCCTATGAATAAATATGCCTAAACGAAACCCTGAATTGCCCAGCGCTGGTGCCGAAGGGGGAAGACGCCTGTGTCCTGGGACTGCAGATCAGGCCTGGGCTTTGAGGATGACGCAGACACATCCCACTTGCACGGGCACAGTGACTGTGGGTTCTGGTTTCTCCACTGGGACACCTGTCTGAGATGGTAGATTAACCGAAATGGGCCTCCCATCTATCCTGTCCACAGGGACCTCACCTGAGTTTGACAAGTAACATTTACTGAAAGCAGACAGCTGGCAGATTGTGAGGATGATGGAGTTTCCTGAATCTGAGCAACAACCAAGCTGTGGTCCTCCAGTGTTATGAGCTGCCGTTGGATTCCTCTGCAATCCACCACCCAATGAGTTCAGGAGATTCATATAGTCACTCCCCTTGTTGCCCCAACCAACCCTAGTGGACCTCAAGTCCCTGAACCCACAGCCA
This DNA window, taken from Amia ocellicauda isolate fAmiCal2 chromosome 9, fAmiCal2.hap1, whole genome shotgun sequence, encodes the following:
- the LOC136758317 gene encoding arylamine N-acetyltransferase, pineal gland isozyme NAT-10-like, with protein sequence MDLATKDDDKRGKESKVYLTQYLQTSPESLFTNKSICSQIWEPLELISRKDQPQLPAVFRLIEDNGIWALEKSGRKPHIPKEKFTNSSLLDKSPVRKMYCFTLTPRSVDHFVPTAQYFQTSPESLFIHESIYSLQTPTGFRALVGLTDSEVTFNYQNGVDLFQMSTVTDEEVEKVLQEKFGIVLANKCRPINNKGNYIV